The following coding sequences are from one Pseudomonadales bacterium window:
- a CDS encoding prepilin-type N-terminal cleavage/methylation domain-containing protein — translation MLQSITSPINKTPQQKQRGFSLIEILFVMLIIGMLMSVVVLSVGDGNRRQQVQGQARALYQALQLAVSEAVFYRRQLGVRFDLDTSDVPERWRYQFMLYDPELKLWQLIETEDLAEHELMPGLTLSLSINQEEVMLGDIEKQDRRLFELDQNVQQQALLEPDIYFLSSGETQNFVLQLIDNGVDAQNFSEPNIYTIKANFMAQFEFLLPGQAEDE, via the coding sequence ATGTTACAATCGATAACTTCACCCATAAATAAAACCCCGCAGCAGAAGCAGCGGGGTTTTTCGTTAATTGAAATTTTATTTGTGATGCTAATCATTGGCATGCTGATGTCTGTTGTGGTGCTATCGGTTGGTGACGGTAATCGACGTCAGCAGGTTCAAGGGCAAGCGCGTGCCCTGTACCAAGCGCTGCAGCTGGCCGTAAGTGAGGCGGTATTTTACCGGCGACAGTTAGGTGTGCGGTTTGATCTTGATACTAGTGACGTGCCAGAGCGTTGGCGCTATCAATTTATGCTTTATGATCCTGAGCTCAAGCTATGGCAGCTGATTGAGACTGAGGACCTAGCTGAGCATGAGCTCATGCCTGGCCTAACGCTAAGCCTAAGCATCAATCAAGAAGAGGTCATGTTGGGTGACATTGAAAAACAGGACAGGCGACTTTTTGAATTAGATCAAAATGTTCAACAACAGGCATTACTAGAGCCTGATATTTATTTTTTATCCAGTGGTGAAACGCAAAATTTTGTTTTACAGCTGATTGATAACGGAGTCGATGCGCAAAATTTTTCTGAACCCAATATCTACACCATAAAAGCAA
- the gspG gene encoding type II secretion system major pseudopilin GspG → MKVLHNKSSGFSLIEIMVVLVIIGLLASIIGPRVIGQAEDARKKKAAADFANISTALKMYKLDNFTYPSTEQGLDALITPSDISPQPRNFREGGYMEKLPKDPWGSAYLYLSPGENGSFDIYTYGADGIAGGEGENQDMGNWELGD, encoded by the coding sequence ATGAAAGTGTTACACAACAAATCATCTGGCTTTAGTCTGATCGAGATTATGGTGGTGTTGGTGATTATAGGCCTATTAGCCTCAATTATCGGTCCGCGAGTGATTGGCCAAGCCGAGGATGCGCGCAAGAAAAAAGCGGCGGCTGATTTTGCTAATATCTCAACGGCCTTAAAAATGTATAAGCTTGATAATTTTACTTACCCCTCAACAGAGCAGGGCTTAGACGCATTGATTACGCCAAGCGATATTTCACCGCAGCCAAGAAATTTCCGTGAAGGCGGCTATATGGAAAAGCTGCCGAAAGACCCTTGGGGCTCAGCTTATTTATACCTTAGTCCGGGCGAGAATGGCAGTTTTGATATTTATACCTACGGCGCAGACGGTATTGCTGGCGGTGAAGGTGAAAATCAAGATATGGGCAATTGGGAGTTAGGTGACTAA